The proteins below are encoded in one region of Campylobacter helveticus:
- the atpG gene encoding ATP synthase F1 subunit gamma, translated as MSNLKEIKRKIKSVHNTQKTTNAMKLVSTAKLKKAEEAAKRSKIYAQKIDEMLNEISFQIHKANQDEKDIQLSCFQKREKFKNVDIIFITADKGLCGGFNIKTIKAVDELLENYEKQNIAVRLRAIGKTGIEYFNFQKRTLLEKHFHLSSSPDYEKACEVISAAVEDYLSGATDAIILVHNGYKNMITQELKISHLIPVEPKAIDEKSATSLLEFEPEERELLEELMKTYFEYNMYYALIDSLAAEHSARMQAMDNATNNAKARVRQLNLAYNKARQESITTELIEIISGVESMK; from the coding sequence ATGTCTAATCTTAAAGAAATTAAAAGAAAGATAAAAAGCGTTCATAATACGCAGAAAACAACTAATGCGATGAAGCTTGTTTCTACTGCGAAACTTAAAAAAGCAGAAGAGGCGGCTAAAAGATCTAAGATTTATGCGCAAAAAATTGATGAAATGCTTAATGAAATTTCTTTCCAAATTCACAAAGCAAATCAGGATGAAAAGGATATTCAGTTAAGCTGTTTTCAAAAAAGAGAAAAATTTAAAAATGTAGATATTATCTTTATTACTGCAGATAAAGGGCTTTGTGGTGGCTTTAATATTAAGACAATTAAAGCTGTAGATGAGCTTTTGGAAAATTATGAAAAGCAAAATATTGCCGTGAGATTAAGAGCTATAGGAAAAACTGGGATAGAGTATTTTAATTTTCAAAAAAGAACGCTCTTAGAAAAGCATTTTCATCTTAGTTCAAGCCCTGACTATGAGAAGGCTTGTGAAGTGATAAGTGCTGCTGTTGAGGATTATTTAAGCGGTGCAACGGATGCAATTATTTTAGTTCATAATGGCTATAAAAATATGATTACACAAGAGCTTAAAATTAGCCATCTTATCCCGGTAGAGCCTAAAGCTATAGATGAAAAATCTGCAACTTCGCTTTTGGAATTTGAACCAGAAGAAAGAGAGCTTTTGGAAGAGTTGATGAAAACATATTTTGAATACAATATGTATTATGCTTTAATTGATTCTTTGGCAGCAGAGCATAGCGCTAGAATGCAGGCTATGGATAATGCTACAAATAATGCTAAGGCAAGGGTAAGGCAGCTAAATTTGGCTTATAACAAAGCAAGACAAGAATCTATCACCACCGAATTGATTGAAATTATCAGTGGTGTTGAATCAATGAAATAA